ATATCGCCATCTGTATCTCCGATGACCATAGATCGTGCAGCTGGAATACCGAGACGCTCACAAGCCAGCAGGAGCATATCAGGAAACGGCTTTCCCCGTTTAACCTGATCCGTACCCACAACCACCGTAAAAAAAGATTCAATCCCCATCCATTCCAGATGGCGCAGCGCACTATCCGTCTCATCCGCCGTCACAACCCCCATCTTCATTCCGTGGCTGCGACATAGCTCAAGAAACATACGTACTCCGGGCAGCGGCCGAACAGGACGTTCCTTGCTGATTGCATATTCTGCTTGTAAAAAACATTCATTTACGTTGATTTTGGCTTCCGCCCAGCTCAAGCCTGCATGATACCCATGCCATGTCAGCACCGCACGAACCTCTTCCATGGTCCCCATGGCGAGTGGTCCCCGTACATCATAGCCTGTCATTCCACCTTGCTCATCATGGAACGTTCCCCATATATGAGGGATTTCATCTTTAGCGAATCGAAGCCCACGAGCAACAAGCCGCTCCCTGAAGTTCTCCATCACACAAACGGTCCAGAAACCCCACATGGCTGTAAAATCAAGCAAGGTCCCATCCTTGTCAAACAGAATGGCCTCTATTGGGGTAGACCGGTTCCCAAAGTTTAATTCAGGCATATTTTACACTCCTTGTCTGCTGTCGTACTGGATCAGAAAAGCGGTACATGTCTGCACCGCTCTCCCGAGGTGATCTTATTTTATCCGATCCAGTTCCTTCTGGGCCTTCTCCTTGGCTTCCTTCAGAGCCTGCTCAGCAGGAACTTTATTGATCTGTACTTGATCAGCCGCATCCTTCAGCGCATCATTGATCTTGCCTCCGGTCGGATCCTGGAACGGAGCAGAAGCATGAGAAGCCTGCTGGAGCGGAATTTTGATCTGCGGGTTCTTCTCACTGAACTTTTTGAAATCAGGGTCTTCCTGGGCAGACTTACGAACCGCAATATAACCCGTATTCATGGACCAGGAAGCTGTATTCGACGTTTTAGAGAAATATGTCAGCCACTTATACGCTGCTTTTTGCTGTTCCGGGCTTGCTTCAGCGGGGATACCTGCCATTAATGCACTTGCTACAGGTTTACCTTGACCAATGCCCTTCCAGCCCGGCTGTTCCATGGCTGCTACGACATTAAAGTCCAGGTCGCCCTGGTCACCACTGGAGCCGGTGTAACCTGCTGCCTTATTTTTCATGACATCATCAATCGTTTTGTACCAGTACTCCCAACCTTGACCACCAGAGTGAATACCCATGATCTTGTCCTCATGAATCCATTTGCTGAACAGATCCCAAGTCTCAATCCATTCCGGTGAATCAATCATCACCGTCTTGCCGTCATCACTCAGGATTTTCCCGCCCTTGCTAAGCACGGCGTCGACCATGTTATCACTGCCCCACATCGGCTCCCAGCCATAGAAGGTTGTCTGGCCATTCTCACGTTTGCTCATCTTTGCTGCTGCATCGGCCAGGGCTTCCCAAGTCGTCAGACTGGCTGGATCAATACCATGCTGCTTCAGCGCGTCCTTGCGGTAATACATGATCTGCGTCGTTCCGTACATCGGCAAGAAATATTGCTTCCCATCTACCTGCCCCTGTTTCAGAAAGGTCTCAACAAAATCCTCTTTGTTGAAGCTTTGATCGGCTGCGATCATCTCATCCATTGGAGCATAATAGCCTTTGTGAGCCCATTCGATATTAGAGCTCAGTACAGCCGCAGGTACCTTTTTGGATGCAATTGCCGCCTGCAGCTTCCTTTCCGTCTCGGTGTAATCAGCTTGTACAATTCCTTTGACAATGACTTCGCTCTGGGACTTATTGAAGGCGTCGATTTTTTCCTTCATGTTATCTCCCAGTTTCCCGCCCAGGCCATACCAGAACTCAATCTCGACTGGACCCTTTGATGCGGAATCAGCTCCATTCGCAGCCGAACCTGAATGGGTTGGACCACCAGCGGTTGAGGGACCACACGCTGTAATTAAGGCAAAACTTGCAGCCAGCACCAGTGACATGCCGCCTCTCCATCCGAGCCTTATTTTTTCCTTCCATTTCATACGTGCTTGGCCTAACTCCATTGTGATTCCTCCTATATAATGGTTATAAAAATCAATTCTTGTTTACGCCAGCAGTCATGTTCACACTCTGCATGATCGTTTTCTGGGTAAACATGAATATAACAAGCAGCGGTGCGATGGTGAATGCACTGGCAGCCATAATCTGCGGCCACGCCAGTCCATAGGCCCCTCCTTCCACAAAAAAGCTGCGCAGACCGGCCGATACTAATTGCAGATTCGGGTCCTTGGTAATGAGCATCGGCCAGAAGTAGTTGTTGTACTGGTCGATGAACGTAATCAATACCATCACGGCAAAGGTCGAGCGAACCAGCGGCGCTATAATGGTCCACAAAATACGGAAGTGAGAAGCTCCATCCAATTGTCCAGCTTCCACCAGTTCGTGAGACACCTGCAGGAATGCCTGCCGGATCAGGAAAATGGAGAAAACACTGACACAGTTGGTTACGATCAATCCCGTATAGGAATCCAGCAGTTTAAGCTCGCTGAGAACCAGATAGCCAGGCAGATAGACGGCTGTACTCGGAATCATGTAGCCTACCAGAATCAGTCCAGTGAGTATACCTTTCATGCGAAAACGCATATGGGTGAGTGCATAGGCCATCATGCTGGAATTAACAATCTGCAACAGACAGATCGCCGCTGCTACAAACGTACTGTTCAGCATGTAGCGAGCAAATGGGGCAGAATTCCATGCATCCATATAATTGCTCCAGCGGAACGCTTCTGGCCAGAACGTTGGCGGGAACTGCCATATCTCGTCATTGGTCTTGAAACCGCTGATGGCCATCCAATAGAAAGGAAATGCCACAGTCAGACTGATCATGCCAAGCAGCAGGTAACGGATTACTTTACTTAGAGCTGTCATATTCATCAATAGTGCACCAGGCGTCGGCCAAGCAGGAAGGATATCCCTGATAGCAATACGCAAATCAGAATAATAACGACGGCAATGCCAGAAGCTTCGCCTACATTGAATGATTCAAACGCAGACTGATAATACATGTAAAGCAGTGTCCTTGTTGCCCCAGCCGGCCCTCCCTGTGTCATCACATTAATCTGGTCGTAGGCCTGAAGCGACTGAATCGTAAGGATGATGGACAAGAAGAATGTTGTTGGCGAAATCAACGGTAAGGTGATACTCCTGAATTTGTCCCAGCTGCCTGCCCCGTCAATCGACGCCGCTTCCAGCAAATCGGATGGCAGGTTACGCAAGGCTACCAGGTAAAATACCATTGACCAACCAATTGATTTCCACAGCGTAACGATCAGGACAGCTACAAGTGCCCAATTCGGATCTTGAAGCCAGCCAATCGGGGAAATTCCGAGCCAGCCGAGCAAAAGATTCGCGAGGCCTACCCGGGGCTCGAAAATCCATGACCATGCAATGGAGACGGCTACGGTTGGCGTGACCCAGGGTGAGAACAGCAATGTCCGAAACAGACCAGACGATTTAATATTTCTGTTCATTAAAAGGGCCAGCGCCAGTCCACCAACAATCGTTGGTATAACACTCCCAAGGCCAAATAACAGAGTCACTTTCAGAGACTGATAAAATTCAGAATTCGTTAACAGATAGGTGTAATTCTCCAAACCAACAAACCGTTTTTCCGGACTCATAAAATCCCAATCTGTAAAACTCAGATAAACAATGTATCCTAATGGTCCCAGCCAAAAAACCAGTAGTGGGATCAAAGCAGGTAGGGTGAAAAGAATCGCTTCTGTCTCCCTCCATAGTCTCACACGCACTTCGCACACTCCTTGTTGTTCAAATTTTGTTTTACATTGATGCGAAAATACTTCAAAACGTTCGTTTTTTCTCTTATGTACAAAAATAATTGTACAGCACATTTGAAAAATTTAATTCCTGGTTATGTTAAAATAACGGGAGTCATGTAAAATATGAAGAATTAAAAGGAAACCCCATCCTTATAGTAGAGGTGAGATTGTGGGTAAAGAGGTTATGGAGGATCAGAATCAATCAGCGTTGCCTTGCCGGAATGAATTGAGGGAGAAAGTGATTGATGCAATTGCCAATACGATGGATTTGTACGGGGTCAATCATTCATTTGGCCAGTTGTATGGCATTATGTATTTCGAAGATAGGCCTATGACGCTGGAAGAGATGAAGACGTCTATGAACATGAGCAAGAGTAATATGAGTTACGCTGTACGTTCTCTTACCGAATCGCAAATGATATATAAATTGGAGGAAAAGCAGGAACGAAAGGACCTTTATTGGGCGGAGACCGACTTTTTTCGCACCTTTCAGAACTTCTTCGGAGCGAAGCTGCAAAGGGAAATTGACGTGATGGAGGAAAGTCTTCAAGAAGCTATCCCAGGACTATCCAAAATCATTCTGGCGGAAGCAACCCTGCCTGAAGAGAGGGAGAAAGCTTTGCAGGACCTGCATAAACTCCAGCATGCAGAGCGGTACTACATGTGGTTGCAGAAATTCGTAGACCAGCTGCGGAATGGTGCATTTTACGAAAATGCGTAGACTAAAAAGCAGACACGGAGAACAGACAGCAAAAAGAGTGAGCTTCGGGGCCAATCCAAACCTCGAAACTCACTCTTTTCTTCACGAAAAATGATCAGTTACACGCTCAATTTCTGCCCACAATTCGGACAGAAGTTAGCTCCTTCGTTTTTGGTACCGCAATTTGGGCAAAAATTAGGCTTTTTATGGTCGCCAGAAGGAGTGGGGGCTTCAGATACAGGCCCAGTCTCAGCCGGTGGCTGTTGGCCAAGGTTCACATTTTTCATCATTTCATTCGCTATATTCATCTCCATCATCATACTCGCCATATCCGCAGCTGCTCCGCCGCCTTTTACGTTGCCAGATGCAATCCCATCCGTCATTGTCACCTGCTGATACTTTTGCAGATTACCGATCATTTCATGAGAAGCTGTCTTCGTAATCATATCCTGGATCTCTTGCGGATAATTGAAGCTCATCACATGGAAGCCGGTAATCGTCATACCGTTGTCCATCACTTGCATGTCCAGGTCTTCTTGAATACCCTTCGAGATATCGGAAGCGTTCGCTTGCAAATTAAACATGTCCTTCCCTTCTCTGCTGATCCACTTCATTAACAGCTGATCCAGCACAGAAGTAATCCGAATCTTCACATCCTCAACCAGATAGCTCTCTTTCACCCCGGCGATCTTATCGATGAGTGTAACATAATCGTTCACTTTAAAATTAAATGTGCCATTGGCACGAACAGGCATACCGCCCGGAAGCTGGGGAGTCGGGATCAGCACTGGATTCTGCGTCCCCCATTTGACAGTGAACTCCTTCGTATTAACGAACAAAACCTCCACCCTCATGCCGCTGTTAAATCCAAACTTGAACCCTTTTAATGTAGACAGAAACGGGATAATGTCAGAGTCAATGCTATACGACCCCTCATTCTCAAAAATGCCCTCAATCTTGCCGTTATTTACAAAAATCGCGTCTTGGCCGGAGCGGATAACCAGCTTGCTGCCTTTTTTAATCTCACGATTGCTCCACTTCCAAAAAATCATATCATCTCTGAATTCTTCCCACTCTACAACATTCGCAAATTGATTTCTAAAGAACCCCATGCTGCATCCATCCCTTCAGTTAAAATGATCCCCTGCTGCCGCTATGCGAATGACCGCCACTGGTGGTTCCGCCACCACCGCCTGAGCTGCTGCTACTGCTGCTCTTTTCAATCTTCCGTTTCGTTGTCGTTGTGTGAAGGTACATATCCCGATGCTCCAGAACCCCTGAAGTGCTTGCATCCTCGTAGGTCTGCCTATTTACCGTAACCCGACCGCCAGAATTGGAAACCATCTTGCCCACGATAATAGACGCCAATCCCAGTGCAATCGCCAAATGAAGCCAGCCTTTAAAAAATATACTGTCCGGATTCACCCCTGGGCGGATGGCCAAATATCTGTGCGCGCTCAAAATATACTTTTGAAATGCCAGTCCATAGTTGCCGTTCGTCAGATCCGGGGTAATCTCATAGCGTATTTTATCTAGCCTATCGTCATCCAGATACCGTTCTGCCTTATAAAATCCGGCCAGGTACACCTCTCTATTTCTCATATCCATCGTTAAAATGACCGCATTACCATGTGACCTGTCATACCCCGGTCCATGATCATCATAAAAATCCTGCGTCATTTTCATAACATCCATATTGTCGGGATTCATAGTAGTAACAATAATAATGTCCGTTTCTCTTTCGGCTCCGTATTGATTAGCCATAGCGTTCAACACGTCATACTCTTCCTGATTAAGCAGTCCTGCTTCATCATAAATCAGCGGCTTCATGTCTGTCGTAGCTGCTTCGCCCTTCATTTCCATCGGAACAGCCAGAAAAACAGTGAAGAACAACGCAATGATAACAATCGCTCTAAGTCTTTTCACTAAGATCCCCCTCCCATGATCAGCCAAGTGATTAGCCTCAATGAAAAGAGAGTAATGCCGAAGATACCTGCAAACCAGGCCGTCACCTTGAACTTGCTAATCGGAGGCTTACCAACTACTTTACCCGTCTGGCCGTTCATCGCAAACGTATGCTCCAATTGGTTGTAATCATAGTGTATGACCCATACCGGGAGCAGGACATAATCCGCTTGCTGTAATGTCGTATCAATTTGCTTTTCCGTGTAGTTCACGGACGTATACTCTGACACCGTAGATTGAATATAAGAATCAATATATTCCTTCACTTTGTCTTTCACTCGCGGGAAAAGCTCCTCTTCGTTATAGCTGTACTTCTCCGCAATATAGCCCGCCAGATATGGAGTTTTAAAGGGTTTTAGCTGATCGTAAGGAAACGGCTCCAATTTATCCATCAGCTCGTCATTCATTTTCTCCGCAGCATCAATCGGAACCTTCACATAATTCAGGCGGATTTTCCGATATACATCAAAATGCTGCGTTTCCTTATACTCGTAATCCCCGCTCGTATAGGTTCGTACTTTCATACCCTCGCCATAAGCCTCAATTTTATTATGTAAATCATATAACCAGAAGGGCACATACATCCCGGTTATCCCCTTGATCCGATCTGCTGTCATGAACCGGTTTGGCGTCAGCCGACCATTCTTGCACCATTTTTTGAAAGCATCTATCGCTTCTTCCTTGCTGATCGAAAAAGGAATCACCTGCGCCGGAGCCAGTTCCCCGGTCAGTCGATCACCGAGAACCACGGCTGAACCGCAGAAGCTGCACACCGTTGCACTCGTCTCCATTTCAGTCATAATCACTGCTCCGCAGTTATTGCAATGATACTCCTGAACCTCATTTTCTGAAAAAATACGATTCATCAGAGGATCGGGAATGGATTCAATATTGTCCTCTCTCCCGCAACTATGACAGGATAACATCCCTGTCTCACCGTCAAAGACCATGCCACTACCGCAGTTGGGGCATTTGTATTCAATAACCGGCATCTGCTCACCTCTATCCTGTAGAAACTGTTATGATTCCTTGTTGTTTATTTTCTTTTTGATTGCAGCCAGTTCATCTTCAGCGTTCGTACTCTTCTCATATTGCGCAAATAAGTCATCCAAATTGTCCTTCGATTCTGCCCGAAGCTCGGCTATCGCCATCGCTTCATCATACGCCCTGCTCACCTTCTCTTCCATCGCTTCGAAAACAGAATCCTGGCTGCTCATGGAGTTCAAGGCTTGCTGTACTTTGGCAACCACCATTTTCCCTTTAAGCTCGGCACGCCGCGCCTCCAGCTGCCCCATATCGAACAACAATTTATCCTGCATTTGTTTCATACCTGCGGCGTTTGCCGAAGCTAAGTCATAGGAGGCTTGCAATTGTTCCAGCTTCTGCGCCTGCAAAGCTTTTCTCTCCAGAAACTTTCGAGCTTCCTCTTCATTTCCAGCTTTCACGGACTTACTGGCATAATGCTGGAGCTTATTAATCTCGGCTCTGCATTCATCCCATGCTCTTTTCGCCCTTCCCTCATCGGCTAATACCGAGGTAGTTTCCGCTCTCACCTTGCCCAGATCACTGCTCAAATTCCGCATATAATCGTCAATGGCCTTCTCTGGATCTTCCACCTTATCCAATATGGCGTTGACATTCACCTTCATAATATCCCTAAACCTCGACAAAATTCCCATGATGACCCCCTTCGAAAGGACTACATCCCACCATATCATACATCAAATCCGGTAAAATTTGTTCATCATAGCTAAATTCCAAAAGCTAATCCCATTTAGCCATCCATCCTCACTACGCAGAAATCAAAAAAAATGCCTGAGCCCTGTCGAAATCATACGTTCAGACACGGGGTCAGGCACTTTGCATCGCATGAACAAATCATGTAGTTCATTTTCTTGTGACGCTCGAAGGACACATCCGCAATAAGACCAAGCCTATTTCGAACCTTGGGAGGTGTTTGACCAGACCACGCTAAATCCATTGAGTATATTGTTATTATTCATGTTATCCAAGGGCTTTTATAATCAATGGTGGAGGGGGAGATCACATTGGCTATCCGCTACAGCGTCATCATTCCAACCTATAATCGAGTCCAGCAGTTGCTGCTCACACTCGCCTCATTTGAAACACAAACCTATCCAAAGCACCTATTCGAAGTGATTGTAGCTGATGACGGTTCTACAGACGGAACGAAAGAAATGGTCGAAGGCTTCAAAGCATCCTATCCTCTTATCTATGTGTCCCATCCGGAACAACGCGGTCGGTCTGCCGTTCGAAATTTGGGACTGCGCCGTGCAAAAGGGCTATACATCATTTTCTGTGACGCTGACTTTTTGGTGTTGCCTGATTTCATTAGAATCGTGAGCCGTTATCACCGCAAATATCCCAAATCCGTGCTTTCAGGCATTCCTCACTCGTGGGACGATGCTTTTACCCATTATCACCCAGACTTTTCTCCGGAAGAAAAAGAGCATTGTCGGAGGATACTTACACAATCAGGCCTATGGAATTCCGACTTTGAAGCAGCGAATGAAATCATTCCGATCATAACGACAGAGGATATCCTTCATCATACAGGTGCATTGTCAAAAGTAGTTAGTCCCACAAGAGTTCCCCCCAATATTAAAAAGCAATTTGCCACTACAGATGTAGCTCCCTGGCTGCTCCTGATTACACGTTGTGTATCCATCAGGCGCAGCCAATTGATCCGTATTGACGGCTTTAATGAACGATTTGTACTCTATGGACTCGAAGACTGGGACCTTGGCTACCGGCTGCATCGACTAAGGGTTCCTTTCTATTCCATCAAAGAAGTTGTCGGATATCATCAGGAACACCCAACCTACCTTAGAGGGAACGTTTTAAATACGGAAAATCTGAAAATCATGTTTGAAACCTACGGATTCAATGATTCCTCCTTAAATCTGCTCGCCCTTGTCCCCCCATCCGCGGATTTGGAAGTCTACAAAAGTACACTGCGAGTATTACACAGGGGATTCCGTTCCAAGCTGACACGCTCATCAGCCCTGCTGTTAAGAAGGACGCTGCGTTTGGCAGCCAAGCAGTTCTTTTATCAAAAAAATAATCCAGCATACCAAAAATCATTGAACCTGATCAAAAGGAAAGCAGCGAACCGAAAAAGCCGAGTCGCTCACGTGTTGCGAGAAATGCTGCTGAAGTCTGAAAAGCTGGTGGAATAATAGCTACTCATTTACAGCGTACAAAATGGTGTGTATTAAATCTTCCTTACGGGGATGAAAAGCCTCCTCCATAAGGATGCGAGCCCAACTTGGCAAGCAGCTTTATGGAGGGGCAGTCGGGGCCCTGTCCGAGGATAACGACAAAAATGTCGCTATTAGTTTACTATTCCTCAGGAAACTCCAGCATGCTTTCTGATTATTCATTACATATGGATTTTACCAGCGCTAAGAACTCAATACTTTAATGCTTTCATCGCACCAGCTGATTAAGCTGCTGAACTGACTTTTACCATAGCTCATTGTGATCATCCAATATTTGTGATTATGGTCTTTATGCTCTACGTTGATAAGCCAACGTTCAAGTTCTTCAAAAATATGCAGGCTTTCCATTAGCTTTTCTTTATACTCCTGTATGTGCTTTATAATCGTTTCAGGCGAAGAATTGCCGCCAAAAAACACCCTCAATAACAGCTCATTTTTTTTGAGCATCACCACATGCTCCATGGGCTGAGAAAGCCAGTTGGACAACGTCTGCCTTCCCTGATCGGTAATGCTGTAGAGCTTCTTGTCAGGCTTCCCTTTTTGACGAATAACCTCGACCGTAATGTCCTTTCGATCCAGTAGCTCTGCCAGGCTGGGATAGATCTGGCCGTAGTTCTCATTCCAAAAGTAGCTAGTACTTTGTTCCATATGTTGTTTTATATCATAACCGGTATGAGGACCCAGACTCAGAATTCCTAATACCGCAAACATTGTATTGGTTTTCCCTGACTGTCTCGCCATTATATATTATGCCTCCTAGTACCTCTAGCAAATCTCCGTAGTATGTCATGTTTTCATTAGACTAGACATAATTATAGCCCATTTGAAGCAGCTTCACACTCAATCTATATATTATAAAAATATATATTATTATAATAATTAGTGTTGACAGGGGTTTTGCACCGTTTTATATTAACGATATCAACAAAATATCAATGGGCTTGCCAAGATGATGCCTTGGGTACATATATCATAAAGGTTTCAAGACATCCCTTGGTTAAACCTCAATAAGGAGATATCCGATCATGACCATAATCAATGTAAATTATCCAGCAGGCCGCATAACGCTTGAACAGCGTCGACTTTTGGCAGAAGGCTTGACGGATGCAGTGCTCGTTCCAGAGGTAGGTCAATATTGTCCGCCAGCAAGAGAAGGGTTCCAGGTCCATTTCACCGAACGTCCAAGAGATTACATGGCAATTGGCGGGCAATTGCTGTCGGATCAGCCTGAACGTGATGTAATCACCGTCAATGTTCTGGTGATGGATGGTGACTGGCCTAACGACGTCCGCAAAAAAGTGCTTGAGAATATTCTTGGCAGTTTGACAAAAGTACTTGGTTTACCGGAACCATCCCCGACTTGGTGGGTATCTTTCCAGGTCATTGAAGAAGGCAGTTGGGGTTCCCGCGGCGGTGTCCTCTCCATTCTGGACTTGCTGGATTCAGGGGTATTTACGGAGGAGAAAATTAAGGCTATCAAGCAAAACTTTACACGATAACACAAGAGGCTCAGCACTTCTTAAAGGTGGGAGGAGCATTAATACAGTAACAACCTAATAACTTAAGCACAGTGTAATATGACCAAAGGAAAAAACACCCATAAGGGTGTTTTTCATAAGAGTGCTCTTTATTTTCCTGTTAATGTTCTCACTTCAATAGGAAGCAAGTTCGCCTCGATTTGAGCCCGCTCTGGTTCATACCACTCTGGCAGCATTAATTTTTGCCCCAAAGCTTCAGCAGGTTCATCGTTGGCAAATCCCGGTGGATCTGTAGCAATTTCAAAGAGTATACCGCCCGCTTCTCTGAAATATATAGCATTAAAATATTGGCGGTCTATGATTGGAGTCGTGTGATAGCCATAATTCTGGACTGTGTTTCTCCAGTCTTCATGTTGTTCGAAATCTTGTGCACGCCATGCAATGTGATGTACCGTGCCTGCTCCACCAATGCCTAAACCCATTTTGGCAAGCGGAACATCCACGATGTTGCCGATTTCTCCTACGGACTGATAACGGGCATATTCGGCGTCTTCACCGATTTTCGTAAATCCGAGTATGCTTTCCAATACATCCATCGTTTTCTGTGGGTTGACGCTAAATAGCACGGCACCTCCAAACCCCTTAATTGCTTTATCGGCCGAAATACCACCGTAAGACCAAGTACTGTTCGCTCCCGCTTCACGTTCGACAAGCTCAAGACGTAAGCCCTCATTATCCTCGAATTGAAGATATTGTTCAGAAAAACGGCTTGTTTTCGTAACTTGAATATCAAAGCTTTCCAAACGCTGCTGCCAAAAATCAAGTGAACCTGGCGGTACCACATACGAGGTAATGCCCACCTGGCCACCTCCGATTCGCCCTTTGGGGGTTCCTGGTGCAGGGAAAAAAGTAATGATGGTTCCAGGGCTTCCTGCCTCGTTACCAAAGTATAAGTGGTAAACTTCAGGAGCATCGAAGTTGATTGTTTTCTTCAATAACCGAAGTCCAAGGATGCCGGCATAGAAGTCGACATTTGCCTGCGGATTACCCGCAAAAGCTGTAATATGATGGATACCTGTAGTTTGAAGTGACATATGAAACCCTCCTCTAATAGTAGAAACCTTTGTTTTTCGTGCTTGGTAATTTTTAATAGCCTGCATTCACGCTTTATTTAAGTATTGCATCGATGGAATATGAACCTGCTCCTGTCAACGCAATACCGATTACGATGGCAATAAGAACTAGCGGATATTCATAGCCGTTAGCTGTTGACCAGATTCCATTTGGTCCATGTACTTTGACAATCGCTCCGAGCATAGTTACCGTAATTAAGAGTGCAGCCAGCGGAGTGAGCAGTCCTAAAGCAAATAGAGCTCCTCCCAGCAATTCCATCAGCCCAGCGGACACTGCCATGAATACTCCGGGCTTAATTCCGATCGATTCCATCCAACCGCCGGTACCCTTTGGACCATAGCCGCCAAACCAGCCAAAAAGTTTCTGAGCTCCGTGCCCCACCAATAACAATCCAACCACCAAACGTACCAGTAACAATCCACTTGCCAACATAAAATCATCCTCCAATTATACTTGTTTTAAGATTGCTTAATTAAAGATATTAGGCAAAAATTAAATTCATTCTTTAACTAATTGTGCCTGCTCTCTTCTTAGTTTTTGAGGAGTAACATCATCTCCATTTGGATCATAGATCGTAGCATTCAAGAGAATGCTTTTTACAGAACCCCGAAAAATTTGAAGGTATTCTTTGCGAAGATCGGTTTGTTCAGTCTTTTCAATTTCAGTTAATCCGACTTCTTGTGCTTTTTTTGCAAGCTGATTAATTCTGTTTAAAATTGTAAGCATGTGTATACCTCCATATTCAAAATGTTCTGATCAGTTATATCTTTAATTTATTTATCTTGATATAAAGATATAATATTTTTCTATCCGTGTCAATACTTTTTCAAAAAAAAGATTAACCTTGGATTGCTTCACACACCAATATGAGAATCTTCAAACATTTCTGTTGGGAAAAGGTGTAATATTATGAGTAACAACTCGCAAAAATGGGCAGAAGTTACAATCAATGGGACGTGCAGGAAGGCCAGAAGAAATCACCAAGAATTTTTTTCTTACAAACTATTAACCGAAAGAAAGGGGCATACAACATGACAAGCCAGTTACAAACAAAAGTATTTATTAGTAGCGATCAACATGATGGGTTCGGTGTAA
This DNA window, taken from Paenibacillus kribbensis, encodes the following:
- a CDS encoding HAD family hydrolase; this translates as MPELNFGNRSTPIEAILFDKDGTLLDFTAMWGFWTVCVMENFRERLVARGLRFAKDEIPHIWGTFHDEQGGMTGYDVRGPLAMGTMEEVRAVLTWHGYHAGLSWAEAKINVNECFLQAEYAISKERPVRPLPGVRMFLELCRSHGMKMGVVTADETDSALRHLEWMGIESFFTVVVGTDQVKRGKPFPDMLLLACERLGIPAARSMVIGDTDGDMEMARSAGAAWKVAVGSPEHIQLADLTVRSFHELLEAGVSR
- a CDS encoding ABC transporter substrate-binding protein is translated as MELGQARMKWKEKIRLGWRGGMSLVLAASFALITACGPSTAGGPTHSGSAANGADSASKGPVEIEFWYGLGGKLGDNMKEKIDAFNKSQSEVIVKGIVQADYTETERKLQAAIASKKVPAAVLSSNIEWAHKGYYAPMDEMIAADQSFNKEDFVETFLKQGQVDGKQYFLPMYGTTQIMYYRKDALKQHGIDPASLTTWEALADAAAKMSKRENGQTTFYGWEPMWGSDNMVDAVLSKGGKILSDDGKTVMIDSPEWIETWDLFSKWIHEDKIMGIHSGGQGWEYWYKTIDDVMKNKAAGYTGSSGDQGDLDFNVVAAMEQPGWKGIGQGKPVASALMAGIPAEASPEQQKAAYKWLTYFSKTSNTASWSMNTGYIAVRKSAQEDPDFKKFSEKNPQIKIPLQQASHASAPFQDPTGGKINDALKDAADQVQINKVPAEQALKEAKEKAQKELDRIK
- a CDS encoding carbohydrate ABC transporter permease, producing MNMTALSKVIRYLLLGMISLTVAFPFYWMAISGFKTNDEIWQFPPTFWPEAFRWSNYMDAWNSAPFARYMLNSTFVAAAICLLQIVNSSMMAYALTHMRFRMKGILTGLILVGYMIPSTAVYLPGYLVLSELKLLDSYTGLIVTNCVSVFSIFLIRQAFLQVSHELVEAGQLDGASHFRILWTIIAPLVRSTFAVMVLITFIDQYNNYFWPMLITKDPNLQLVSAGLRSFFVEGGAYGLAWPQIMAASAFTIAPLLVIFMFTQKTIMQSVNMTAGVNKN
- a CDS encoding carbohydrate ABC transporter permease, with translation MRVRLWRETEAILFTLPALIPLLVFWLGPLGYIVYLSFTDWDFMSPEKRFVGLENYTYLLTNSEFYQSLKVTLLFGLGSVIPTIVGGLALALLMNRNIKSSGLFRTLLFSPWVTPTVAVSIAWSWIFEPRVGLANLLLGWLGISPIGWLQDPNWALVAVLIVTLWKSIGWSMVFYLVALRNLPSDLLEAASIDGAGSWDKFRSITLPLISPTTFFLSIILTIQSLQAYDQINVMTQGGPAGATRTLLYMYYQSAFESFNVGEASGIAVVIILICVLLSGISFLLGRRLVHY
- a CDS encoding GbsR/MarR family transcriptional regulator; this encodes MEDQNQSALPCRNELREKVIDAIANTMDLYGVNHSFGQLYGIMYFEDRPMTLEEMKTSMNMSKSNMSYAVRSLTESQMIYKLEEKQERKDLYWAETDFFRTFQNFFGAKLQREIDVMEESLQEAIPGLSKIILAEATLPEEREKALQDLHKLQHAERYYMWLQKFVDQLRNGAFYENA
- a CDS encoding SPFH domain-containing protein translates to MGFFRNQFANVVEWEEFRDDMIFWKWSNREIKKGSKLVIRSGQDAIFVNNGKIEGIFENEGSYSIDSDIIPFLSTLKGFKFGFNSGMRVEVLFVNTKEFTVKWGTQNPVLIPTPQLPGGMPVRANGTFNFKVNDYVTLIDKIAGVKESYLVEDVKIRITSVLDQLLMKWISREGKDMFNLQANASDISKGIQEDLDMQVMDNGMTITGFHVMSFNYPQEIQDMITKTASHEMIGNLQKYQQVTMTDGIASGNVKGGGAAADMASMMMEMNIANEMMKNVNLGQQPPAETGPVSEAPTPSGDHKKPNFCPNCGTKNEGANFCPNCGQKLSV
- a CDS encoding TPM domain-containing protein, producing MKRLRAIVIIALFFTVFLAVPMEMKGEAATTDMKPLIYDEAGLLNQEEYDVLNAMANQYGAERETDIIIVTTMNPDNMDVMKMTQDFYDDHGPGYDRSHGNAVILTMDMRNREVYLAGFYKAERYLDDDRLDKIRYEITPDLTNGNYGLAFQKYILSAHRYLAIRPGVNPDSIFFKGWLHLAIALGLASIIVGKMVSNSGGRVTVNRQTYEDASTSGVLEHRDMYLHTTTTKRKIEKSSSSSSSGGGGGTTSGGHSHSGSRGSF